In Phacochoerus africanus isolate WHEZ1 chromosome 14, ROS_Pafr_v1, whole genome shotgun sequence, one genomic interval encodes:
- the NAA38 gene encoding N-alpha-acetyltransferase 38, NatC auxiliary subunit isoform X1 yields the protein MAVAAGVKAAPAPGLARARVLGLRGRRGVKWEDGGRTAAPGSLWASCERPAGCWELWFLGRAAAGAVRSEHMSRPAQDSDGEREDSPSARARQQLEALLNKTMRIRMTDGRTLVGCFLCTDRDCNVILGSAQEFLKPSDSFSAGEPRVLGLAMVPGHHIVSIEVQRESLAGPPYL from the exons ATGGCTGTTGCAGCCGGCGTCAAAGCAGCTCCAGCGCCGGGGTTAGCGCGGGCTCGGGTTCTGGGATTGAGGGGCCGTCGGGGAGTAAAGTGGGAGGACGGAGGGAGAACTGCAGCTCCCGGCAGCCTCTGGGCTTCCTGCGAGCGCCCCGCGGGCTGTTGGGAGCTGTGGTTCCTCGGGCGGGCAGCAGCCGGGGCGGTGCGGTCTGAGCACATGTCCCGCCCCGCGCAGGACTCAGACGGGGAGCGCGAAGACTCGCCGTCTGCGCGCGCTAGGCAGCAGCTGGAGGCGCTGCTCAACAAGACTATGCGGATTCGCATGACAGATGGACGGACACTGGTCGGTTGCTTCCTCTGCACCGATCGCGACTGCAATGTTATCCTAGGCTCGGCGCAGGAGTTCCTCAAGCCGTCGG ATTCCTTCTCTGCCGGGGAACCCCGTGTGCTGGGCCTAGCTATGGTACCTGGACACCACATCGTTTCTATTGAGGTGCAAAGAGAGAGCCTGGCGGGGCCTCCCTATCTCTGA
- the NAA38 gene encoding N-alpha-acetyltransferase 38, NatC auxiliary subunit isoform X2: MAGAGPTMLLREENGCCSRRQSSSSAGDSDGEREDSPSARARQQLEALLNKTMRIRMTDGRTLVGCFLCTDRDCNVILGSAQEFLKPSDSFSAGEPRVLGLAMVPGHHIVSIEVQRESLAGPPYL, translated from the exons ATGGCCGGAGCTGGACCAACTATGCTGCTACGAGAGGAGAATGGCTGTTGCAGCCGGCGTCAAAGCAGCTCCAGCGCCGGG GACTCAGACGGGGAGCGCGAAGACTCGCCGTCTGCGCGCGCTAGGCAGCAGCTGGAGGCGCTGCTCAACAAGACTATGCGGATTCGCATGACAGATGGACGGACACTGGTCGGTTGCTTCCTCTGCACCGATCGCGACTGCAATGTTATCCTAGGCTCGGCGCAGGAGTTCCTCAAGCCGTCGG ATTCCTTCTCTGCCGGGGAACCCCGTGTGCTGGGCCTAGCTATGGTACCTGGACACCACATCGTTTCTATTGAGGTGCAAAGAGAGAGCCTGGCGGGGCCTCCCTATCTCTGA
- the TMEM88 gene encoding transmembrane protein 88 — MADVPGAQRPVPGGGGGGGGGGGSPEPRDPLDCWACAVLVTAQNLLVAAFNLLLLALVLGTILLPAVTMLGFGFLCHSQFLRSQAPPCTAHLRDPGFTALLVTGFLLLVPLLVLALASYRRLCLRLRLADCLVPYSRALYRRRGAPQPRQTRASPGPQRAVPTSGKVWV, encoded by the exons ATGGCGGATGTCCCCGGGGCGCAGCGACCGGTTcccggtggtggtggtggtggtggcggtggcggcggcagccCAGAGCCCCGGGACCCCCTGGACTGCTGGGCCTGCGCTGTGTTGGTCACCGCCCAGAATCTGCTGGTGGCTGCCTTCAATCTTCTCCTGCTGGCGCTGGTGCTGGGGACCATCCTGCTACCCGCCGTCACCATGCTAGGCTTTGGCTTCCTCTGCCACTCCCAG TTTCTGCGCTCCCAGGCACCCCCTTGCACCGCGCACCTGCGGGACCCGGGCTTCACGGCCCTGCTGGTCACTGGATTCCTGCTCCTCGTGCCGCTGCTCGTGCTTGCCCTGGCCAGTTACCGCCGCCTCTGCCTGCGCCTCCGCCTGGCCGACTGCCTCGTGCCTTACAGCCGAGCCCTCTACCGGCGCCGGGGCGCCCCGCAGCCGCGGCAAACCCGGGCCTCACCCGGGCCTCAGAGGGCTGTTCCAACATCAGGAAAGGTCTGGGTCTGA
- the LOC125114498 gene encoding cytochrome b5 domain-containing protein 1, translating to MLRRGLVAGPDFEYFQRRYFTPAEVAQHNQLEDLWVSYLGNVYDLTPLAQEYKGDLLLKPIVEVAGQDISHWFDPDTGDIRKHIDPLTGCLRYRTPWGRFLHVPPQLPRSDWANDFGKPWWQGSRYEVGRLSAKTRTIRIINTLTSQEHTLEVGALESLWEILHRYLPYNAHAASYTWKYEGKNLNMDDTLEDNGIWDEEEELDSLDVDSTRHTPALLLYFNDDLTEL from the exons ATGCTGCGCCGGGGCCTAGTGGCCGGGCCAGACTTTGAGTATTTCCAGCGTCGCTATTTCACGCCGGCCGAGGTGGCCCAACACAACCAGCTGGAAGACCTCTGGGTGTCTTACCTGGGAAACGTGTACGACCTGACGCCGTTGGCACAGGAGTACAAGG GAGACCTGCTGCTGAAACCCATCGTGGAAGTTGCGGGCCAGGACATCAGCCACTGGTTCGACCCAGACACCGGAGAC ATCCGCAAGCACATAGATCCGCTGACCGGTTGCCTGAGATACCGCACCCCCTGGGGCCGCTTTCTGCACGTGCCACCTCAGCTGCCGCGTTCGGACTGGGCCAATGATTTCGGGAAGCCTTGGTGGCAGGGGTCGCGTTACGAGGTGGGGCGGCTGTCCGCCAAGACCCGGACTATCCGCATCATTAACACGCTCACGTCGCAGGAACACACGCTGGAG GTGGGGGCTCTGGAATCATTGTGGGAAATCCTACACCGCTATCTCCCCTATAATGCACATGCCGCCAGCTACACATGGAAATATGAAGGGAAGAACCTGAACATGGATGATACCCTGGAAGACAACGGTATCTGGGATGAGGAGGAAGAGCTTGATTCTCTCGATGTGGACAGTACACGCCATACACCTGCGTTGCTCCTCTACTTCAATGATGACCTCACCGAGCTATAG